In the Mesoplodon densirostris isolate mMesDen1 chromosome 11, mMesDen1 primary haplotype, whole genome shotgun sequence genome, ccctccttttctccgcACTCCCTGTATCCTCAGCACTTGTACCCGCATCCCGCTGCCCCCGTACGCTCTTCCTGCCTCTGGAACCAGCCACATAGACTCGGCGTGGGGACGGGATGTAAACACCGAGTACAGCTAGCGGCCGGTGCCGTGCAGGCCGATCCGTGCCGCCGGCGCGGGTGTAGACAGCCTGAGCCGGGCGGCTTTTATCTGCACAGCATTAAGCCTCCTTGCAGGCGAGCCCGGGCAGCGCACTCCTTCAGAAGACGCGCTGGCGCGGCGCCTAGACTTGCTGAAGCAAGAAGGAGGAGcgagggctgggggcggggctttCACACGCGCACCCTCGGTTTCCTCCGTCCCCCGCCACTGCTCCCCCTCCTCCGGCTGCCACTCGGGGGTTTATTTGTTTACAAGCGGATTACGTCagctcctccctctcttcccggTCTATGGACCCGCCCCCTGGCCCCTTTTTCCCGCCCCCTCCGGCTCCGAATCTGCTTGCGTCAAAAGGTGCGATCTCCGAATTGGCTGGAGTCGGCCGTCACACTCCCACCACGCCACTTCCTTTCCGCGGCGCTATAAAAAATGCTGCACGGCGGCTGCTTCTCTTTGCCGGTCCGAGCTGGAAATGCAACTGTTTGGACCTTCGGAGGTTGCGGAGCTGGAGGCGGAGGCGGCTGGGGAGGTGCGAGCGATGTGACGAGGCCGCCGTCGctcatctcttcctctctcttgccGCCTCCTGCCTCGAAAATAACTTTTTTACtataaagaaaggagaaaaaaagtagcCGTCCGCCCCTCAcgccctctctccctctcagcCCTCTGAACCTGTGAGGGAGCCCGGGGTGGCCGCTCCGCCGTCGGGGTCGCGCCGCCGAGCCCCGGCCGCCCCGGgccgcccccgcccgccgcccccATGCATCCCTTCTACACCCGGGCCGCCACCATGATAGGCGAGATCGCCGCCGCCGTGTCCTTCATCTCCAAGTTCCTCCGCACCAAGGGGCTCACGAGCGAGCGACAGCTGCAGACCTTCAGCCAGAGCCTGCAGGAGCTGCTGGCAGGTGAGCGGGCCACGGCGGGAGGGCGAGGGGCGCCGTGGGACGACGCCGCACATCCCCGGGTCAAGCCGTCGGGGCCGCGCGAGTCTCGGTGGCGCCGCGCTCGGGTCCGGCCGCGGGACGGTGGCTGGCGCGCTGGGCGGCCGCTAACGGCGGGTCCCGGGGAGGGTTTGGGGGCTGGGCCGAGGGCGCTCCCTCCTCCCGCCACGGCTGGCAAACCGAGGGGAGAAGAAAATAGACGCACAACAAAGAAACTAAAGCCGACCTAGTTTGGAGCTGTGGTCTTCGGACGGTCCGCGGGCTTGGGGGACAAAGGAGCCGCGGGGCTGGGGTTGGTTCGACGCCCCCTCTCCCCAATCCCGTCCAACCGTTGCGGGCTCGGCGGCCCGGCCCCGGGGTGGGAAAGCGCGCCGCTGCCCTGAAGCCAGCCCGGGACGGACGTGCCGTCTCCCCCCTCCTCCTACCCCTGCCCATTAATCATCGGATTTGTCACCGGTACAATTACAGCCCTGCCCAGAGCGTGGTTTAGGGTTGCTTGTTTTACTTCCCTTCGGGGTTAACAGTCTGGTGGCGCTTCTCTCCTCCAAAGCTGTAACCCCCATTGTGTGcgtctggggtggggtggagaaagTAAACAGGCTCCCGGCTGGCGGAGGCTGCGCGCCTGATTCCCGTTTTGGCGGCTCAACCGGTTGGTTCCCGGAGATTGTTTTGTCCCGTACTACTGCTCTTTCTAAAACCCGGCCCGCGTTTCGCATCCCCGCACACGCACAGCAGCGAACGCGATGCTGGGCATTTAAAAAAGTTGATAGTTCGCATTTTCACTCCAAGGAGCCAGTGGAAGAAGGAAACTACGGCGGGAACCAGCAGGAACGGTGTCTAAGcattgttttctctgttcttttcttctataGAACATTATAAACATCACTGGTTCCCAGAAAAGCCCTGCAAGGGATCAGGTTACCGCTGTATTCGCATCAACCATAAAATGGATCCTCTGATTGGACAGGCAGCACAGCGGATTGGACTGAGCAGTCAGGAGCTGTTCAGGCTTCTCCCAAGTGAACTCACACTCTGGGTTGATCCCTACGAAGTGTCCTACAGAATTGGAGAGGATGGCTCCATCTGTGTGCTGTACGAAGCCTCACCAGCAGGAGGTAGCACCCAAAACAGCGCCAACGTGCAAATGGTAGACAGCAGAATCAGCTGTAAGGAGGAACTTCTCTTGGGCAGAACAAGCCCTTCCAAAAACTACAATATGATGACTGTATCAGGTTAAGATATAGTCTATGGATGCATCACCTTATAATGGATGGATAAATTTGATTTTTGCTTTGGGTGGGCTCCTCTTGGGGATGGATTATGGAATTTAAACCATGTCACAGCTGTGAAGATCTGGCACAAGATAGagtggtaaaaaaaattttttaagtgacaGTGCCATAGTTTGGACAGTACCTTTCAATGATTTAATAGCCTGTGAGTCCAAGCAAATGATCACCTTATTTGCTAGGGAGTGAAGTCCTAAgggtggtttcagtttttcccagaCATGATACCTAAATTTTTACATCAGTCCCTTTAACGCAAATCTGTATTTCAAAGAACCTTTCTCTGCAGTAGAACTTGCAGAGAAAATTTGCACTATGACACTTAAAGTTGTTATCCTTTTTGGCAGCTCAATAGGAAAGCTCAACATTTTAAACATGGTAGTACTGGAAATTTTATGACAAGATTTTTACCTAGCacttaaatatgtataaatgtacATAAGACAAATTAGTAAGCATGACCTGGGGAAATGGTCAGACCTTGTATTGTGTTTTTGGCCTTGAAAGTAGCAAGTGACCAGAATCTGCCTTGGCAACAGGCTTTAAAAAAGACCCTTAAAAGACACTGTCTCAACTGTGGTGTTAGCACCAGCCAGCTCTCTGTACATTTGCTAGCTTGTAGTTTTCTAAGACTGAGTAAACTTCTTATTTTTAGAAAGTGGAGGTCTGGTTTGTA is a window encoding:
- the BTG1 gene encoding protein BTG1, with protein sequence MHPFYTRAATMIGEIAAAVSFISKFLRTKGLTSERQLQTFSQSLQELLAEHYKHHWFPEKPCKGSGYRCIRINHKMDPLIGQAAQRIGLSSQELFRLLPSELTLWVDPYEVSYRIGEDGSICVLYEASPAGGSTQNSANVQMVDSRISCKEELLLGRTSPSKNYNMMTVSG